One window of Candidatus Mycobacterium wuenschmannii genomic DNA carries:
- a CDS encoding APC family permease, producing the protein MLRRRPVSGAPVAAGATDELQRSLGVFLLTMFGVGETVGSGIFIVLSQSVPQAGPAVVISFIIAGVAAGLAAICYAELASAVPVSGSAYSYAYATLGEFAAMGVAACLLLEYAVSAAAVAVGWSQYLNKLLDNVFGFALPQSISAAPWDPEHGMINLPAIALVALCTLLLIRGASTSAKANAVMVIIKIGVLVLFSAVAFTAFHAGNFKDLTPFGVSGVSLASGTIFFAYIGLDAVSTAGDEVKDPQRTMPRAIIAALLIVTAIHVLVSVAALGAQRWQDFKGEEAVLAVILDRITGNTVGSTIVSAGAVISIFSVTLVTLYGQTRILFTMGRDGLLPTAFAKVNPRTMTPVRNTVIVALGVAVLAAMVPLDRLAEIVSIGTLTAFIVVSAGVIVLRIQEPDLPRGFKVPGYPVTPILSIAACAYILFSLHWYTWVAFSGWVAVALAFYLAWGRRHSALNLDCD; encoded by the coding sequence ATGCTGCGCCGCCGCCCCGTCAGCGGCGCGCCGGTCGCCGCGGGCGCCACGGATGAGCTGCAACGCAGTCTCGGCGTCTTCCTCTTGACGATGTTCGGGGTCGGCGAGACCGTCGGGTCGGGCATCTTCATCGTGCTGTCGCAGTCGGTGCCGCAGGCCGGCCCGGCCGTGGTCATCTCGTTCATCATCGCCGGTGTCGCGGCGGGCCTGGCGGCGATCTGTTACGCGGAGCTGGCCTCCGCGGTTCCGGTGTCGGGGTCGGCGTATTCCTATGCCTACGCCACTCTCGGCGAATTCGCGGCGATGGGCGTGGCCGCCTGCCTGCTGCTCGAGTACGCGGTGTCGGCCGCCGCGGTGGCGGTTGGCTGGAGCCAATACCTAAATAAGCTGCTCGACAACGTCTTCGGCTTCGCGCTGCCACAATCCATTTCGGCGGCACCTTGGGATCCGGAGCACGGCATGATCAACCTGCCTGCAATCGCTCTGGTGGCCCTGTGCACCCTGCTGCTCATCCGCGGCGCCAGCACCTCCGCCAAGGCCAACGCCGTGATGGTAATCATCAAAATCGGTGTCCTGGTGCTGTTCTCGGCGGTCGCGTTCACCGCGTTCCACGCGGGCAACTTCAAAGACCTGACCCCGTTCGGAGTGTCCGGGGTCAGCCTGGCATCGGGCACGATCTTCTTCGCCTACATCGGCCTCGACGCGGTGTCGACCGCCGGTGACGAGGTGAAAGACCCGCAGCGCACCATGCCGCGTGCGATCATCGCCGCGCTGCTGATCGTCACCGCGATCCACGTGCTCGTATCGGTCGCCGCCCTGGGTGCGCAGCGCTGGCAGGACTTCAAGGGCGAGGAGGCGGTACTGGCGGTGATCCTGGACCGCATCACCGGCAACACCGTGGGTAGCACCATTGTCTCAGCGGGAGCGGTGATTTCGATCTTCTCGGTCACCCTGGTGACGCTGTACGGGCAGACCCGAATCCTGTTCACGATGGGCCGTGACGGTCTGTTGCCGACGGCCTTCGCGAAGGTGAACCCCCGCACCATGACGCCGGTGCGCAACACGGTGATCGTGGCACTCGGGGTGGCGGTGCTGGCCGCGATGGTCCCGCTCGATCGGTTGGCCGAGATCGTATCGATCGGCACGCTGACGGCGTTCATCGTGGTGTCAGCCGGGGTGATCGTGCTGCGGATCCAGGAACCCGACCTGCCGCGCGGCTTCAAGGTGCCGGGGTATCCGGTGACGCCGATCCTGTCGATCGCGGCGTGCGCCTACATCCTGTTCAGCTTGCACTGGTACACCTGGGTCGCCTTCAGCGGTTGGGTTGCGGTGGCGCTGGCGTTCTACCTGGCGTGGGGCCGCCGGCACAGCGCCCTCAACCTCGACTGCGACTAG
- a CDS encoding SIMPL domain-containing protein, with translation MRAALPFRILLAIGLAATASACDHAAPEKVGEHPRQVTVVGSGHVQGVPDTLTADVGIEFVARDVTGAMDQTNTRQAAVIDALAANGVDRKDISTTDVSLQPQYDPAGAVITGYRAANSIRVKIHPTATASKLLSVIVGTGGDATRINSVSYSIADDSQLVKDARARAFQDAKDRAAQYAQLSGLGLGAIISISETSGSATPTVAPAPRMMPAAVPLEPGQQTVSFSVTAVWELR, from the coding sequence ATGCGCGCCGCACTGCCGTTCCGCATCTTGCTCGCCATCGGCCTCGCCGCGACGGCGTCAGCCTGCGACCACGCCGCACCGGAAAAGGTCGGCGAACACCCGCGTCAGGTGACCGTCGTCGGCTCCGGCCACGTCCAGGGCGTCCCCGATACCCTCACCGCCGACGTCGGCATCGAATTCGTCGCCCGCGACGTCACCGGTGCGATGGATCAGACCAACACCCGCCAGGCGGCGGTGATCGACGCCCTGGCCGCCAACGGCGTCGACCGCAAGGACATCAGCACCACCGACGTCAGCCTGCAACCGCAGTACGACCCCGCGGGCGCCGTCATCACCGGATACCGCGCCGCCAACTCGATCCGAGTGAAGATCCACCCCACCGCGACGGCGTCGAAGCTGCTGTCAGTCATCGTGGGCACCGGCGGTGACGCGACCCGGATCAACTCGGTCAGCTACTCGATTGCCGACGACTCGCAACTGGTGAAAGACGCCCGGGCGCGGGCATTTCAGGACGCCAAGGACCGCGCCGCCCAGTACGCCCAGCTGTCCGGGCTCGGGCTCGGCGCGATCATCTCGATCTCGGAGACGTCCGGGAGCGCCACCCCCACGGTTGCCCCCGCGCCCCGGATGATGCCGGCCGCGGTGCCGCTCGAGCCGGGCCAGCAGACGGTGAGCTTCTCGGTCACCGCCGTCTGGGAGCTGCGCTGA
- a CDS encoding TOBE domain-containing protein → MTSMRIREAAELLGVSDDTVRRWIDNGTLAASQDQAGRKVVSGRDLAEFWRNNAPPLPPDPLGVSSSARNRFVGLVTDVLSDRVMTRVEMQCGPYTVVSLMSTEAAQELRLEPGSLAVAIVKATTVIVETPNKLGEPTAE, encoded by the coding sequence GTGACCTCTATGCGGATCCGTGAGGCGGCCGAGTTGCTAGGCGTCAGCGACGACACTGTGCGGCGGTGGATCGACAACGGCACATTGGCGGCTAGTCAGGATCAAGCCGGCCGCAAAGTGGTGTCCGGGCGCGACCTGGCCGAGTTCTGGCGAAACAACGCGCCGCCGCTTCCGCCCGATCCGCTCGGTGTGAGTAGTTCGGCACGCAACCGCTTCGTCGGGCTGGTCACCGATGTGCTCAGCGACCGAGTGATGACCCGGGTCGAAATGCAATGTGGCCCATACACGGTGGTGTCGCTGATGAGCACCGAAGCCGCGCAGGAACTGCGGCTCGAACCCGGCAGTCTGGCTGTCGCCATCGTCAAGGCTACGACCGTCATCGTCGAAACACCCAACAAGCTCGGCGAGCCGACCGCAGAGTGA